The window TACCGCCCCGACCTCACCGGCTTCGCGCCGACCTCGTGGAACGACCTGTTGAACCCGCGGCCCGAGCTCGAGGGCAAGACCACCATGCTCTCGACCGAGCGCTGGATGGCCCTGCCCGCGCTGAAGGTGCTCGGGGAGTCGGTCAACTCCACCGACCCGGCCGTGCTCGAGAAGGTCAAGGAGCAGATGGAGTCGACGAAGGACACGCTGCTCGCCTTCGACGACACCACGTTCTACAGCAAGCTCGTCTCGGGCGAGGCGGCCATGGTCGAGGCCTGGGACGGCTGGTGCAACTACGCCATCGCCGAGGACCCGACGGTCGAGTTCGTGGTGCCCGAGGAGGGCAGCGACCTCTGGGTCGACACCATGACCGTGCTGAAGAGCTCGAAGAACAAGGAGGCCGCGATGGCCTTCGTGAACTACATCCTCGAGGCCGACGTGCAGAAGTACGTGGCCGAGTCGATCCTGTACTCCGTGCCGAACAAGGCCGCCATCGACTCGCTCGACCCCGCGCTGGTCGAGCAGTTCCCGAACCTGGCCCTGCCGCCGTCGGAGCTGCTGAAGGGCGAGACCGTTGTCGACGTGGGCGAGTTCGGCACCGAGTACACCCGCCTCGCCACCGAGATCATGGCCGCCGGCTGAGCGAGCCCCGCCCCATGACCGTCCCCACCGGTACCGTGCAGAACCGCCCGGCACCCCCGCCCGCCGCCTCCCGGCCTGCCGCCCCCGCGCGCAGGCCGGGGGCCGGGGCCCGCTTCGCCGCCGTGCCGCTCGTCGGGCCGGGCGCGCTCTACATCACCCTGCTCGTGCTCGTGCCGGTCGCCCTGATCACGGTCTATTCGTTCTTCGAGCGCGGGCGCTTCGGCGGCGTGGTCTGGACCTTCACGCTCGACAACTTCGCCCGGCTGTTCGACCCGCTCTACCTCTCCGTCGTCGGCAACTCCCTCGTCATCGCCGCGATCGTCACGCTGCTCGCCCTGCTGATCGGCTACCCGACCGCGCTGATGATCACCCGGCTGTCCCCGAAGTGGCGCACGGTCGCGCTGATCGCGGTGCTGCTGCCGTTCTGGACGAACTTCCTGATCCGCACCTACGCCTGGATCCTGCTGCTCAACAACGCCGGCTGGATCAACCAGGCGCTCCAGGCCCTGGGCATCACCGACGAGCCGATCTCGATGCTCTACACACCGCAGGCGGTGGTGGTCGGACTGCTCTACATGTATCTGCCCCTGATGATCCTGCCGCTCTACTCGGCGCTCGCCCATCAGGACCGCCAGCTCGGCGAGGCCGCGACCGACCTCGGGGCGAGCCCGTTCCGGGTGTTCCGCACCGTCACCGTGCCGCTGTCGATCCCCGGCATCCTCACCGGCTGCGTCTTCGTGTTCGTGCCGGCGATGAGCAACTTCGTCATCCCCGAGCTGATCGGAGGCGGCAAGACGGTGCTCGTCGGCAACCTGATCCGCGACCAGTTCCTGAAGGCCCGCGACTGGCCGTTCGGTGCGGCGCTCGCGCTTGTGCTGACGGTCTCGCTGCTCCTGCTGCTCGTGCTGCAGAGCCGGCTGTCGAAGCGCCTGACCGAGGGCAAGCGTCAGGCCGAGGGGAAGAAGGTGCGCCGCGATGCGTGAGTCCCGCTTCATCCGCGTCCCGTTCTGGCTGACGTTCGCGTTCCTCTACCTGCCGATCGTGGTCGTCGTCGTGATCTCGTTCAACGACTCGTCGAACCTCTTCGTCTGGAAGGGCTTCACCCTCGACTGGTACGGGGTGCTGTTCAGCGACCAGGCGATCCTGCAGGGGCTCGTCAACACGCTGATCGTGGCGACCGGCTCGACGGCGATCGCCTGCGTGCTCGGCACGCTGCTCGCCGTCGGCATC of the Herbiconiux flava genome contains:
- a CDS encoding polyamine ABC transporter substrate-binding protein, which produces MRFRKSAAVLAGAAVTALSLSSCAGSSSEAIDPEADLSTQSLVVSIWADYYPETLAEDFEAETGIPVTIVNHATNEEIVAKLTASGDPGIDVAFVSGQYAQALNEAGLLQELEKSLIPNEENLYPEALELAYDEGNVYSEPYAWGTTGLCYRPDLTGFAPTSWNDLLNPRPELEGKTTMLSTERWMALPALKVLGESVNSTDPAVLEKVKEQMESTKDTLLAFDDTTFYSKLVSGEAAMVEAWDGWCNYAIAEDPTVEFVVPEEGSDLWVDTMTVLKSSKNKEAAMAFVNYILEADVQKYVAESILYSVPNKAAIDSLDPALVEQFPNLALPPSELLKGETVVDVGEFGTEYTRLATEIMAAG
- a CDS encoding ABC transporter permease; this encodes MTVPTGTVQNRPAPPPAASRPAAPARRPGAGARFAAVPLVGPGALYITLLVLVPVALITVYSFFERGRFGGVVWTFTLDNFARLFDPLYLSVVGNSLVIAAIVTLLALLIGYPTALMITRLSPKWRTVALIAVLLPFWTNFLIRTYAWILLLNNAGWINQALQALGITDEPISMLYTPQAVVVGLLYMYLPLMILPLYSALAHQDRQLGEAATDLGASPFRVFRTVTVPLSIPGILTGCVFVFVPAMSNFVIPELIGGGKTVLVGNLIRDQFLKARDWPFGAALALVLTVSLLLLLVLQSRLSKRLTEGKRQAEGKKVRRDA